From Salarias fasciatus chromosome 8, fSalaFa1.1, whole genome shotgun sequence:
agaagccctTTGTGTGCATGGACTGCGGCAAGGCCTTCATGCAGGCCATCTGCCTGAGGATCCACATGACGCAGCACAGCGGCGAGCGGCCCTACTCCTGCCGCCAGTGCTCAAAGAGCTACCCCACCCTGTCCAAGCTGAAGGTGCACATGCGCTCGCACACCGGAGAGAAGCCGTATTTCTGTGCCGAGTGCGGCAAGAGCTTCGCCGATCCGTCGGTGTTTCGAAAACACCGACGGAATCACCAGGGTCACCGGCCGTACGCCTGCGACGAATGCGGGAAGACGTACACGGAGCTGAAGGACTTGAAGAACCACGAGCGCTCGCACACCGGGGAGAAGCCCTATCTGTGCTCGGACTGCGGCAAGGCCTTCTCGCGCTCCTCGTCGCTGGCCTGCCATCAGCGCATCCACTCCCAGAATAAGCCGTATCAGTGCGAGCAGTGTGGCAAAGGCTTCACTCAGCTGTCCTCCTACCAGTCTCATCTCCGCACTCACTCCGGTGAGAAGCCCTTCCTCTGCCCGCAGTGCGGCAAGATGTTTTCAGACCCGTCTAGTTTCCGCCGCCACCAGCGAGCCCACTTGGGCTTCAAACCGTATCCCTGCGACAAGTGCTCCAAGCGGTTTCGGCAGCCGGCCGATCTGGCCGTGCACGAGCGCGTTCACTCCGGGGAGAGGCCCTACAAATGCCAGAGCTGCGACAAAGCCTTCGTGGCGTCCTGGGATCTGCGGCGCCACATGCTCGTTCACACAGGCCTCAGGCCCTTCTCGTGCACCGAGTGCGACAAATCCTTCGCCGAGCGCTCGAGCCTCAACAAACACCGGCGCGTGCACTCCGGAGAGAGGCCTTTCAAGTGCGAGGAGTGCTTGAAGTCATTCGTCGTGTCGTCAAGCCTACGCAAACATGAAAGGACTCACCTAGCGGagcagtctgagcagcagcagcagcagcagcagcaggagacggagacggaggctGGATCAGCCTCGGGCTTTACCGCCCACACAACCCTTCCTCAGTTCTCCTGTACTCACTGCGACGCTACTTTCGGTACCTGGGATGAAGTTCAGGCCCACGAAAGCCTGCACTCCATTGACTCGACCGCTTCCTCCGTCACCAAGGTCATGCCGCTGGGTTCCCACGCCAGCGAGAGCTGCCCGGCGGAGTTCGCACAGctggcggagctgcaggagcacgAGAAGCAGCACCCCAAGCCGCGGCCGCACGTCTGCGACAGCTGCGGCAAGGCCTTCCTCAACAAGTCGGGGCTGCGCAAGCACCAGAAGATCCACTCCAGCAGCAAGCCGCACTGCTGCCCGCACTGCGGCAAGGCCTTCCTGTTCGCCGCCTACCTTCGCAAGCACTTACGGACTCACGCGGACGTCGCGCCGGCCGCCGCGCAAATCACCGACATAAACATCCTCCACACGGACCCGctgccctcccctccccctcccccgcccagcgaggccccgccccccacggTGGAACCCAGCACCATATCTCTGACGGTGCCGGTGACGGCTTTCCAGACGCTGCCAGAGTACTTAGTCAAGGAGGAAGTTCTTTAAGCCCTTTGTTTTTTACATCTGTTTTCCCCTTTTAATCATATTTCGCCAGTGGCCTTAAATCTTTTTAGATCATtggtctgttttgttgttttttccaaatcacTTCCCCCAAAAAATGGTCTTGCATCAGTGTCATGTAAATTATGAATCGGTGTCATTGTTTTGTATTGTTACTTGTCTTGCTCATATTATATTATGCTGTACATGTTGTCTCATGATTTGTGTCTTATCTGTTGTAATCACTCATAAATTGTGCTGCAAGATATAAAATAACCACtgtaaatcaataaaatgaactGTTGTGattaaaactaaatgtttttaaaattcagCTCGTCTCTGTTGAATTTACATTCCATTGTAACATGTTTCTCTCAtataatttgttgtttttaactgttttataCTAATAAAATGTGTTCTAAGAACTCATTGTGTGTGAACCACTGTGCTGCGTATGACACTTTGTGCTCCAAAGTGAGATAAACACAAAAAGGCGCATCACCATGTCAGCACATCACTTGGTGTGAAACTGTAACATATATATTGATGACGGTGACATTTCTGGCCTCCATAAATGTCCGAATGCAAAGCGGGGTAATTCTGTTCCATTAGCTTGCTGCAGCACTCAGAGGTGAGTggttacaacacacacacacacacacacacacacacacaggagaagctgtgtatatatgtatatttgttGTGACATTTGTAAATGTCTGCATGGGGCATTTTAGTACTGAAAGGTGTCACACTTTTGTATAATTGGTTGATACAGTATGTGACATGTTACACAAGCTCTGGAGGGTTTATAGTTGGTGCGTCTGCAGTTCAGATTTATGTAGAAAACATTTGCAACTGTTTATTTTACactgtataaaaaaataatttacttAAGAACATGTTCAGATGTGTTCAGTCTTAGTTTAATATTCAAGATTTATGCATAACTTTAGCTGTGAAAACTTTCCGTCCAGTCTCTTTTTGTTGAAAGTCCCAGCAGCGGTAGTGATGGCAGCCATAGTGACGGGCCTCATCCCCATCCTGAGGACGGCGGTGGACGCCACCGCCTCCTACAAGGCCCGCACCATGTGGTTCGGCCTGCTGTGCGTCCGCCTCGTCATCCTCTTCCTCGGCGAGCTGCCCTTCACCAAGCTGGACGCGGACTTCAGCTGCAACGGCACGGCGGACAGCCGGC
This genomic window contains:
- the znf668 gene encoding zinc finger protein 668 gives rise to the protein MASPQPGSPPLAEQYTPDAPDEEGQQEEDAAAREQPAKKRGRGRPPKAKPVFKCSTCTESFKSLSALRSHKVSAHVKERPQQHSCSECSKTFSSKAQLSKHERTHSAQRPFQCPDCHKAYKTPTELRNHSRSHTGEKPFVCMDCGKAFMQAICLRIHMTQHSGERPYSCRQCSKSYPTLSKLKVHMRSHTGEKPYFCAECGKSFADPSVFRKHRRNHQGHRPYACDECGKTYTELKDLKNHERSHTGEKPYLCSDCGKAFSRSSSLACHQRIHSQNKPYQCEQCGKGFTQLSSYQSHLRTHSGEKPFLCPQCGKMFSDPSSFRRHQRAHLGFKPYPCDKCSKRFRQPADLAVHERVHSGERPYKCQSCDKAFVASWDLRRHMLVHTGLRPFSCTECDKSFAERSSLNKHRRVHSGERPFKCEECLKSFVVSSSLRKHERTHLAEQSEQQQQQQQQETETEAGSASGFTAHTTLPQFSCTHCDATFGTWDEVQAHESLHSIDSTASSVTKVMPLGSHASESCPAEFAQLAELQEHEKQHPKPRPHVCDSCGKAFLNKSGLRKHQKIHSSSKPHCCPHCGKAFLFAAYLRKHLRTHADVAPAAAQITDINILHTDPLPSPPPPPPSEAPPPTVEPSTISLTVPVTAFQTLPEYLVKEEVL